From Sulfurovum zhangzhouensis, one genomic window encodes:
- a CDS encoding peptidoglycan DD-metalloendopeptidase family protein translates to MFKSIVTILFAVTSLFGAKVTQENWEKGQTFSHYLEAHNISIDLINDISKEDQQFLSEIQSNTKFYELSESGNILLQSLIPINDEMQIHLYKDKRKGKYVFDIIPIVYEENEYFANIEINSNPYTDTLNTIKQAKIAKRVGQVLKNTINTRSLAKGDQIAFNYTQRTRLGEIYHMPDIEVVKLTTRGKTKFIYADKDGYGHLEGAENTSFNNEGNFIHLVPFQDRTKTFGMPLRHARITSSFTFRRWHPILKCYRPHHGTDFGAKRGTPLLAVYDGTVSYAGWMNGYGNVVKIKHPKGYESLYAHQSRMNVHRGQQVKKGQIIGYVGNTGRSTGPHLHFGLQKNGRWVNPMSNLQRASLNQKKFTKVVIKHAKVNKEKLVKLIDSNSSTYVWDETTSKQSRIGG, encoded by the coding sequence ATGTTTAAAAGTATTGTTACGATACTTTTTGCAGTGACTTCTCTTTTTGGTGCAAAAGTAACACAGGAGAATTGGGAAAAAGGGCAAACGTTTTCACACTATCTTGAAGCACATAATATTTCAATTGACCTTATCAATGATATCTCTAAAGAAGATCAACAGTTTTTATCTGAAATCCAAAGCAATACAAAGTTTTATGAACTGAGTGAATCTGGTAACATCTTGTTACAATCCCTGATCCCTATCAACGACGAAATGCAGATCCATCTTTACAAGGACAAACGCAAAGGTAAATATGTTTTTGACATTATCCCGATAGTTTATGAAGAGAATGAGTATTTTGCAAATATTGAGATCAATTCTAATCCTTATACAGACACCCTTAATACCATAAAACAAGCAAAGATCGCCAAACGAGTGGGGCAGGTACTCAAAAATACGATCAATACTAGATCGTTGGCAAAAGGTGATCAGATAGCGTTTAATTATACTCAGCGTACTAGGCTGGGAGAAATTTACCATATGCCTGATATCGAAGTAGTGAAACTTACTACACGTGGTAAAACGAAATTTATTTATGCAGATAAAGACGGATACGGACACCTTGAAGGTGCAGAAAATACAAGCTTTAACAATGAGGGAAATTTTATTCATCTGGTACCTTTTCAAGATCGCACAAAAACATTTGGTATGCCTCTTAGACATGCACGTATCACCTCAAGTTTCACCTTTAGAAGATGGCACCCTATCTTAAAGTGTTACCGCCCTCATCACGGAACAGATTTCGGTGCAAAAAGAGGTACGCCTCTTTTAGCCGTATATGACGGGACAGTGAGTTATGCAGGATGGATGAACGGATACGGTAATGTGGTGAAGATCAAGCATCCAAAAGGATATGAGTCACTTTATGCTCACCAAAGCCGTATGAATGTACATAGAGGACAGCAAGTTAAAAAAGGCCAAATTATCGGGTATGTAGGAAATACCGGTAGAAGTACAGGACCGCATCTTCATTTCGGTCTTCAGAAGAATGGAAGGTGGGTGAACCCGATGAGTAATCTTCAGAGGGCTTCTTTGAATCAGAAAAAGTTTACGAAAGTGGTCATTAAACATGCCAAGGTGAACAAAGAAAAGCTGGTTAAGCTGATTGATTCAAACAGCAGTACGTATGTATGGGATGAGACAACTTCAAAGCAGTCAAGAATAGGTGGATAA
- a CDS encoding ComEC/Rec2 family competence protein, translating into MQLQKPQLFTETKSFLWVLLCIVSVVVLRLIMSYQEYQSFIAKPFYYTYADVISEKVKTTANGKSYNVLKLHSDSGMHFITTSYTQNTYAKKHLRLQIFPDEKITFRGYLSTFFVKSHIKEVLPMQSTYKDSLLQQVAQQHQSKMLASFYNAIFFAAPLSDDLRERISKLGVSHLIALSGFHLGILWGIIYGLIKVIYTIFQQRYFPYRYVLIDVGAVTFIALAIYLWFVDFPPSLVRSYAMLLVGWIMLLLGIELLSFTFLFAVVGMLLALFPSLVVSLAFWLSVAGVFAIFLLLKYTKNINKHLIAVLVIPLGIFVLMLPVVHSTFPMTTLYQLLSPVLSLLFILFYPLVIVLHLIGYGGIFDEVLTWLFDVGSDIKYHLLPVEMMFVYIILAFLSIIYKRAFVLLIFTAFSYALYIFLL; encoded by the coding sequence GTGCAATTACAAAAACCACAGCTTTTTACTGAGACAAAGAGCTTTTTATGGGTACTTCTATGTATTGTATCAGTTGTTGTTTTACGACTTATTATGAGCTATCAGGAGTATCAATCCTTTATTGCAAAACCATTTTACTATACTTATGCAGATGTTATCAGTGAGAAGGTGAAAACAACTGCAAACGGAAAAAGTTATAATGTATTGAAACTTCATAGCGATAGCGGGATGCATTTTATCACGACTTCCTATACTCAAAACACTTATGCAAAAAAGCATTTACGTCTTCAGATCTTTCCTGATGAGAAGATCACTTTTCGTGGATATCTGAGTACTTTTTTTGTCAAATCACACATTAAAGAAGTACTCCCAATGCAAAGTACTTATAAAGACTCACTATTGCAACAAGTAGCACAACAGCATCAATCCAAAATGCTTGCTTCTTTTTACAATGCAATCTTTTTTGCTGCACCCCTATCTGATGATCTTAGGGAGCGGATAAGTAAACTGGGTGTGAGTCACCTTATTGCTTTAAGCGGCTTTCATCTGGGTATCCTCTGGGGAATTATATATGGGCTTATCAAGGTAATCTATACAATATTTCAACAAAGATATTTTCCTTATCGATATGTGCTCATTGATGTAGGTGCAGTAACATTCATTGCACTTGCAATATATCTTTGGTTTGTCGATTTCCCTCCTTCGTTGGTGCGTTCGTATGCAATGCTTTTAGTAGGATGGATAATGTTACTTCTGGGAATCGAGCTGTTAAGCTTCACCTTTTTATTTGCAGTAGTAGGTATGCTCTTGGCACTTTTCCCTTCACTAGTGGTTTCATTGGCTTTTTGGCTATCGGTAGCAGGGGTTTTTGCAATTTTTTTGCTATTAAAATATACAAAAAATATCAATAAACATCTTATTGCAGTGTTGGTAATACCTTTAGGGATATTTGTATTGATGCTTCCGGTTGTCCACAGTACATTTCCAATGACAACGCTTTATCAACTTCTTTCCCCGGTTTTATCATTGTTATTTATCCTCTTTTATCCTTTGGTAATTGTATTACATTTGATTGGATACGGCGGAATATTTGACGAAGTATTGACATGGCTGTTTGATGTAGGCAGTGATATAAAGTATCATCTTTTACCTGTCGAGATGATGTTTGTCTATATCATTTTGGCCTTTTTGTCGATCATCTATAAGAGGGCATTTGTGTTGTTGATATTTACAGCATTTTCTTATGCACTGTATATCTTTTTACTTTAG
- a CDS encoding carbon-nitrogen hydrolase, with the protein MKTALIQQKFYGNKTDTINATTSKIEEAAKNGAELIVLQELHQNEYFCQSEDTKFFDYAANFDEDVAYWSEVAKANSVVLVTSLFERRTAGLYHNTAVVFEKDGKVAGRYRKMHIPDDPGFYEKFYFTPGDLGFEPIDTSVGRLGLLVCWDQWYPEAARAMTLRGAEILIYPTAIGWFDADSEDEKARQVESWITIQRSHAIANGIPVISCNRVGFEADSAGVMDGIRFWGNSFVAGAQGEIIVQAGSENEEILYADIDHARTKEVRDIWPFLRDRRIESYGCLLKRFCDE; encoded by the coding sequence ATGAAAACAGCACTTATTCAACAAAAATTTTATGGAAATAAAACCGATACTATCAACGCTACTACCTCCAAAATAGAAGAGGCTGCAAAGAACGGAGCAGAGCTTATTGTACTTCAGGAACTTCATCAGAATGAATACTTCTGTCAAAGTGAGGATACCAAGTTTTTTGACTATGCCGCTAACTTTGATGAAGATGTAGCTTACTGGTCAGAGGTGGCAAAAGCCAACTCTGTCGTACTTGTAACTTCACTCTTTGAGAGACGTACAGCAGGTCTCTACCATAATACGGCTGTGGTGTTTGAAAAGGATGGTAAAGTCGCAGGCAGATACCGTAAGATGCATATCCCTGATGACCCTGGATTTTATGAGAAGTTCTACTTTACACCTGGAGATCTTGGTTTTGAACCGATAGATACTTCTGTAGGTAGACTTGGCTTACTTGTCTGTTGGGATCAGTGGTATCCAGAAGCAGCCAGAGCGATGACCCTTCGCGGTGCAGAGATTCTTATCTACCCGACAGCGATCGGATGGTTCGATGCAGATAGTGAAGATGAGAAAGCACGTCAGGTAGAGAGCTGGATCACGATCCAACGTTCCCATGCGATTGCCAATGGTATCCCTGTTATTTCATGCAACCGTGTAGGTTTTGAAGCAGACAGTGCAGGCGTAATGGATGGTATACGTTTCTGGGGTAACTCTTTTGTTGCAGGAGCCCAGGGAGAGATCATCGTGCAGGCCGGGAGTGAGAACGAAGAGATACTTTATGCAGATATCGACCATGCACGTACCAAAGAAGTACGCGATATCTGGCCATTCCTTCGTGACAGACGTATCGAGTCTTATGGTTGTCTGCTTAAACGTTTTTGTGATGAATAA
- a CDS encoding FAD-binding oxidoreductase produces the protein MLDAKHIKALENMVGKENVYSDKAHLIAYSYDATRTRYEPDAVVFPRNEEDVSHILAYCNEHKIVITPRGAGSGFTGGALPTNGGITLAMEKHMNKILEIDMENMVAVVQPGVVNMDLQKAAEEVGLFYPPDPASESYSTLGGNVSENAGGMRAAKYGITKDYVMALRAVRPNGDIIRAGKRTIKDVAGYNIAGILIASEGTLAVITEITLKLIPKPKYTKAYMGIFPSVEDAMNAVFKSLAAGANPVAMEFMDDLVVHALKEKLGIELPENAGGLLIGDVDGNVPEEVEFQLATLEKSFKENGAQDFVVAHNAKERDELWVARRNASPVITIYGSKKLNEDISVPRSMLPVALKRIYEIGHKYGFKVPCFGHAGDGNIHVNVMVDGSDPKQLEEGHHCIEEIFELVVEMGGTLSGEHGIGTAKAPFMSIAFNEEEIQLFKDLKHAFDPNNILNPGKMALP, from the coding sequence ATGCTAGACGCAAAACACATCAAAGCTTTGGAAAATATGGTAGGCAAAGAAAATGTCTATTCTGACAAAGCACATCTTATCGCTTATTCATATGATGCAACACGTACGCGTTATGAACCTGATGCGGTCGTTTTCCCACGTAATGAAGAAGATGTCAGTCATATCCTGGCGTATTGTAATGAACACAAGATTGTGATCACTCCACGCGGGGCAGGTTCAGGATTTACAGGGGGAGCACTTCCGACAAATGGCGGCATTACTTTAGCCATGGAAAAACATATGAACAAGATCCTCGAGATCGATATGGAAAATATGGTTGCAGTCGTTCAACCGGGTGTGGTCAATATGGATCTTCAAAAAGCGGCTGAAGAGGTAGGACTTTTTTATCCACCTGATCCTGCGAGCGAATCATATTCGACACTAGGTGGGAATGTGAGTGAAAATGCCGGTGGTATGCGTGCTGCAAAATACGGAATTACTAAAGACTATGTTATGGCATTGCGTGCAGTACGTCCAAATGGAGATATCATTCGTGCAGGGAAACGTACTATCAAAGATGTAGCTGGATATAACATTGCCGGTATCCTCATCGCCAGTGAAGGTACATTGGCAGTTATCACTGAGATCACACTCAAACTGATACCAAAACCTAAATACACCAAAGCCTACATGGGTATCTTCCCTTCTGTTGAAGATGCAATGAATGCAGTCTTTAAATCACTTGCAGCAGGAGCAAATCCCGTAGCAATGGAATTTATGGATGACCTGGTAGTACATGCTCTTAAAGAGAAACTGGGTATTGAACTGCCTGAAAATGCAGGTGGCCTATTGATTGGTGATGTGGATGGGAACGTACCGGAAGAGGTAGAGTTCCAACTTGCAACACTTGAAAAATCCTTTAAGGAAAACGGTGCACAGGACTTCGTAGTCGCACATAACGCCAAAGAGAGAGATGAACTCTGGGTTGCAAGACGTAATGCTTCACCGGTGATCACAATCTACGGCAGCAAAAAACTGAATGAAGACATCTCTGTACCTAGAAGTATGTTACCTGTAGCATTGAAACGCATCTACGAGATCGGTCACAAGTATGGCTTCAAAGTACCATGTTTTGGACATGCCGGAGATGGGAATATCCATGTCAACGTTATGGTAGACGGGAGTGATCCAAAACAGCTTGAAGAAGGTCACCACTGTATCGAAGAGATCTTTGAACTGGTCGTGGAGATGGGCGGTACACTCAGTGGTGAACACGGTATCGGTACAGCCAAAGCACCATTTATGAGTATCGCCTTTAATGAAGAGGAGATACAACTCTTTAAAGATCTCAAACATGCATTTGATCCAAACAATATTCTCAATCCGGGGAAAATGGCATTGCCATAA
- a CDS encoding alanine racemase, whose protein sequence is MAYITINRQNFYHNLNQIALKTGSKEKIAIVLKDNAYGHGLKLIAKLASEYGIKHAVVRDLTEADEVKEFFESVLVLAGESRVDEVCSFAINSIEQLSGMEKGCRVELKVDTGMHRNGVAISELDEALDMITEKGLNLVGVMTHFKSADELGSDYFWQRKYFALVKQRVNERGFDNVRFHSHNSSAILRTRSFDEDMVRAGIAAYGYDELHESFDKTDLRPVLTLYAKKVATKVLKAGQRVGYGGNYTAPKDMVVSTYNIGYGDGWLRATDKAPYQTSEGLEVLGRVSMDLISFESEKESLCIMDDAQKAAKHFETISYEIMTALSSDIPREVV, encoded by the coding sequence ATGGCATATATAACGATCAATAGACAAAACTTTTATCATAATCTTAACCAAATAGCGCTAAAAACCGGCTCTAAAGAAAAAATAGCCATTGTATTAAAAGACAATGCCTATGGACATGGCCTCAAACTGATAGCCAAGCTGGCTAGTGAGTATGGTATCAAACATGCGGTTGTACGTGATCTCACTGAAGCTGATGAGGTCAAAGAGTTCTTTGAGAGTGTACTTGTACTTGCAGGTGAAAGCAGGGTAGATGAGGTATGCAGTTTTGCGATCAATAGCATCGAGCAGTTATCCGGTATGGAAAAAGGGTGTCGTGTAGAACTCAAAGTAGATACCGGTATGCACCGTAACGGTGTTGCAATCAGCGAACTGGATGAAGCGCTGGATATGATTACTGAAAAGGGTTTGAACCTGGTAGGTGTAATGACCCATTTCAAGTCTGCAGATGAACTGGGTTCAGACTATTTTTGGCAACGAAAGTACTTTGCACTTGTAAAGCAGAGAGTCAATGAACGCGGGTTTGACAATGTACGGTTTCATTCGCATAACTCATCAGCGATCCTGCGTACGAGAAGTTTCGATGAAGATATGGTACGTGCAGGCATCGCTGCATATGGCTATGATGAACTTCATGAAAGCTTTGATAAGACAGATCTAAGACCGGTACTGACACTCTATGCTAAAAAGGTTGCTACTAAAGTTCTAAAAGCCGGGCAGAGAGTAGGGTATGGCGGTAACTATACTGCTCCAAAGGATATGGTGGTCTCTACATATAACATCGGGTATGGTGACGGATGGTTGAGAGCAACTGACAAAGCACCTTATCAGACAAGTGAAGGATTGGAAGTACTGGGACGGGTATCAATGGACCTGATAAGCTTTGAGAGTGAAAAAGAGTCACTATGCATTATGGATGATGCACAAAAAGCAGCGAAACATTTTGAAACAATATCTTATGAGATCATGACTGCACTCTCTTCTGATATACCAAGGGAAGTGGTGTGA
- a CDS encoding globin, giving the protein MYNVTPVAKGEAVHFKMPDPAFYEALGYEGMKDLMYRFYDEIYDSSIANFFPQDEEEFEKVKEKNARFFIQLCGGPKVHTESIGQDLTEYMIRLHDEFSIYEKSRYEWLGCMETALRETDIPQELKDSFWEYVEAFSKLTVNSFTDGSHYYAAYTQAIQDK; this is encoded by the coding sequence ATGTATAATGTGACCCCTGTTGCAAAAGGTGAGGCAGTACACTTTAAAATGCCAGACCCTGCATTCTATGAAGCATTGGGTTATGAGGGAATGAAGGATCTAATGTATCGTTTTTATGATGAGATCTATGATAGTTCTATCGCCAACTTTTTTCCTCAGGATGAAGAGGAATTTGAAAAAGTAAAAGAGAAAAATGCACGCTTTTTTATCCAACTGTGCGGTGGACCAAAGGTGCATACTGAATCAATAGGACAAGATCTCACTGAGTATATGATTCGTCTGCATGATGAGTTCTCTATCTATGAGAAAAGTCGTTATGAGTGGCTGGGATGTATGGAAACAGCCCTTCGTGAGACCGATATCCCCCAAGAGCTGAAAGACAGTTTCTGGGAATACGTTGAAGCCTTTTCAAAACTTACTGTCAATAGTTTTACGGATGGAAGCCATTATTATGCTGCCTATACACAGGCAATACAAGATAAATAA
- a CDS encoding YihY family inner membrane protein — protein sequence MKSKNILKHYYIFLRDFVSDLFDDKIGHYASSLSWSTLFSIIPLLVIMLWIFTTMPIFDTVHDQMKDMIFRNLLPTNSQEVMEYINTFMENSYKLGYVGVLYVTVAAILFFKNYDYIINDIFGVDNRGVFSAVKTYALLLLIIPLLMGASFYLSATMQFYLDKYSVTSSIHLIYFFPFLIVWMVFYLLYQFSANTKVTISSAVISSFIASLVWYLSKNAFVYYVLHNKTYLSIYGSISTLLFFFLWIYISWAIFLHGLKFCDLLNKDVEIEHI from the coding sequence GTGAAAAGTAAAAATATTTTAAAACACTATTATATCTTCCTGCGAGACTTTGTCAGTGACCTTTTTGATGACAAAATTGGTCATTACGCTTCCAGTCTTAGCTGGAGTACACTCTTTTCCATCATTCCTTTGCTGGTCATTATGCTATGGATCTTTACAACCATGCCAATCTTTGATACAGTACATGACCAGATGAAGGATATGATCTTTCGCAACCTCTTGCCAACAAACTCCCAAGAGGTCATGGAATATATCAACACCTTTATGGAGAACTCCTACAAGCTGGGATATGTTGGAGTATTGTATGTGACAGTAGCAGCAATACTTTTCTTTAAAAACTATGACTATATCATAAATGATATATTTGGAGTGGATAACCGTGGTGTTTTCAGTGCCGTGAAAACCTATGCCTTGCTTCTTCTGATCATACCTTTATTGATGGGTGCATCATTTTACCTCTCTGCAACAATGCAGTTCTATTTGGATAAATACAGTGTAACCAGTAGTATCCACCTAATCTACTTTTTTCCTTTTTTGATCGTATGGATGGTTTTCTATCTACTTTACCAATTTTCCGCAAATACCAAAGTTACCATATCATCTGCAGTCATAAGTTCTTTTATCGCTTCTCTCGTTTGGTACCTATCTAAAAATGCATTTGTCTACTATGTCCTGCACAATAAAACCTATTTGAGTATCTACGGCTCCATCTCTACACTTCTCTTCTTCTTTTTATGGATCTATATCTCCTGGGCAATCTTCCTGCATGGTCTCAAGTTCTGTGACCTTCTCAACAAAGATGTGGAGATCGAACATATCTAA
- a CDS encoding CAP domain-containing protein, which produces MKSTSFALLSATILLFSGCGSTKVAHVTIINTDKSHTSQQSTKKIAHAYPSVITKAQQKEFLTRINQIRSERRSCGKYGNMGPVQPLAWSDKLYDAAYEHSYDMAKSSHFSHDGSGSRNDRAAVEMGLGHGSKLRDRMSYADYQWRAIGENIAAGQHSTQAAMDAWLRSDEHCKNLMSEHFTEVGMAYYPSNDQYQTYWAQNFGRSM; this is translated from the coding sequence ATGAAAAGTACAAGTTTTGCACTATTATCTGCTACAATTTTGCTCTTTTCAGGATGTGGTTCAACCAAGGTTGCACATGTCACTATCATTAATACAGACAAAAGTCATACTTCTCAGCAAAGTACCAAAAAGATAGCACATGCTTATCCTTCTGTTATAACTAAAGCGCAGCAAAAAGAATTTCTTACCAGAATCAATCAAATCCGTTCAGAGAGAAGATCATGTGGAAAGTACGGAAATATGGGACCGGTACAGCCATTAGCTTGGAGTGATAAACTTTATGATGCAGCATATGAGCACAGCTATGATATGGCCAAGAGCAGCCACTTTAGCCATGATGGTTCAGGCAGCAGAAATGATAGAGCTGCTGTTGAGATGGGGCTGGGACATGGAAGTAAATTAAGAGATCGTATGAGCTATGCAGATTATCAGTGGCGTGCTATCGGTGAAAATATTGCTGCAGGACAGCACTCAACACAAGCGGCAATGGATGCATGGCTGCGCAGTGATGAACACTGTAAAAACCTCATGAGCGAGCACTTTACAGAAGTAGGTATGGCATACTATCCTTCAAATGATCAGTATCAAACCTACTGGGCACAAAACTTCGGACGCAGTATGTAG
- a CDS encoding NUDIX domain-containing protein translates to MKNEIKSFQLKPLEDPKFITTSLATYQQNGIAKSWEIVEAHDSVAILIYHKTKDAFVLVQQFRPAVYLNNNLGLTIELCAGIVDKNLSLMHIASEEIEEECGYRVTVDQIEKITSFHTSVGFAGSKQMLYYTEVDESVKVSEGGGVDDEQIEVIYLPVKEAKSFIFDETVAKTPGLMFAFMWWFENKNRVL, encoded by the coding sequence ATGAAAAATGAGATCAAGTCTTTTCAGCTCAAACCGCTTGAAGACCCAAAGTTCATTACCACATCATTAGCAACTTATCAACAAAACGGCATAGCAAAAAGTTGGGAGATTGTAGAGGCACACGATAGTGTTGCGATACTGATCTATCATAAAACAAAAGATGCATTTGTATTGGTGCAGCAGTTTAGGCCGGCAGTTTATCTTAACAATAATCTCGGACTTACGATCGAACTATGTGCAGGTATCGTAGACAAAAATCTCTCATTGATGCATATCGCATCTGAAGAGATAGAAGAGGAGTGCGGTTATAGAGTAACTGTAGATCAGATAGAAAAGATCACCTCTTTTCATACTTCTGTAGGCTTTGCAGGAAGTAAACAAATGCTTTACTATACAGAAGTAGATGAAAGCGTGAAGGTCTCTGAAGGCGGGGGTGTGGATGACGAACAGATCGAGGTCATTTATCTGCCAGTGAAGGAAGCAAAATCATTTATTTTTGATGAAACAGTAGCAAAAACTCCTGGATTAATGTTTGCGTTTATGTGGTGGTTTGAAAATAAGAACAGGGTTTTGTAA
- a CDS encoding agmatine deiminase family protein has protein sequence MKRMIAEWEKQRLVLLSFPHKETDWHDPEDEKSLEEALSPFIRIAQAIAYAEPVYIICNDKQKIADMFCSTRNMTFIEIPTNDTWIRDYGYISIQEGDEVKLLDFTFDGWGGKFEAGLDNSVNTILHKMGYMGTTPLETINFVLEGGSLESDGEGTILTTSECLCNPNRNGGLSKEDVEAKLQETLGTTRVLWLDHGYLAGDDTDSHIDTLARFVNRDTIMYVKCDDQSDEHYDELKKMEEQLQTFKMVDGTPYNLVALPMSDAIYDEEGDRLPATYANFLITNNAIIYPTYGTAQDKVAHEVFTSQFPNREIIPVNCLKLIEQGGSLHCSTMQVAY, from the coding sequence ATGAAACGTATGATTGCAGAATGGGAAAAACAAAGGCTTGTACTATTATCATTCCCGCACAAAGAAACAGACTGGCACGATCCTGAAGATGAAAAAAGTTTAGAGGAGGCACTTAGCCCATTTATCCGTATTGCACAGGCTATTGCCTATGCTGAGCCTGTATATATTATCTGTAATGACAAACAGAAAATAGCAGACATGTTCTGTTCTACCCGCAACATGACATTTATCGAAATACCAACCAATGATACATGGATACGAGACTACGGATATATCTCTATCCAAGAAGGAGATGAAGTAAAATTACTTGACTTCACTTTTGACGGATGGGGAGGTAAGTTTGAAGCAGGTCTTGACAACAGTGTCAACACCATCCTTCACAAAATGGGTTATATGGGTACCACGCCGCTTGAGACAATCAACTTCGTTTTGGAAGGCGGTTCACTGGAGAGTGACGGAGAGGGAACGATCCTCACTACTTCTGAGTGTCTCTGCAACCCAAATAGAAACGGTGGTTTGAGCAAAGAAGACGTAGAAGCAAAGCTTCAAGAAACGCTTGGTACGACAAGAGTATTATGGCTTGATCATGGTTATCTGGCAGGAGATGACACCGATTCGCATATCGATACCTTGGCACGTTTTGTCAACAGAGATACCATCATGTATGTCAAGTGTGATGATCAAAGTGATGAGCATTATGATGAATTAAAAAAGATGGAAGAACAACTTCAAACTTTCAAAATGGTCGATGGGACACCTTACAACCTGGTAGCACTTCCAATGAGTGATGCGATTTACGATGAAGAGGGTGACCGCCTACCTGCTACCTATGCAAACTTTTTGATCACCAATAACGCAATCATCTACCCAACATACGGTACTGCACAAGATAAAGTTGCCCATGAGGTATTTACATCACAGTTTCCAAACAGAGAGATCATTCCGGTCAATTGTCTAAAACTGATAGAACAGGGAGGAAGCCTGCACTGTTCAACAATGCAGGTAGCCTACTAA
- a CDS encoding plasminogen-binding N-terminal domain-containing protein, which translates to MRKFALITLFSIPLFSGFFPSTVQTSVADADQKQLKLKQALPLNGMSGVVIHNYGKSAQAITSYVIQTNQDGSAKSIKHSVIDHEQLPTIKTPITRGDKVIGGYMYQNVLLLAPDAETYAKITKQYNKNWIHPDLYALFLSVEGDKVPSRENLSEFAKAYQVGLVFIVRNGTAVLLDPVSKKIINEQKLDNLPKTGKFPFFSRFEKIESGWFDFNEDENDYYKTMEQL; encoded by the coding sequence ATGCGTAAGTTCGCTCTTATTACTTTATTTTCTATACCGCTCTTTTCAGGCTTTTTCCCTTCTACCGTACAAACATCGGTGGCTGATGCAGATCAAAAACAACTTAAGTTGAAACAAGCTCTGCCTCTTAACGGGATGAGCGGTGTCGTGATACATAATTATGGGAAGAGTGCCCAGGCTATTACAAGTTACGTGATCCAGACCAACCAAGATGGCTCGGCAAAATCAATAAAGCATAGTGTGATAGATCATGAACAACTGCCGACAATCAAAACTCCTATCACAAGAGGTGATAAAGTCATAGGGGGGTATATGTATCAAAACGTACTGCTTTTGGCTCCCGATGCAGAAACTTATGCAAAAATCACAAAACAATATAATAAAAACTGGATACATCCGGACCTTTACGCCCTTTTCCTCTCAGTTGAAGGTGACAAAGTACCAAGCAGAGAAAATCTTTCCGAATTTGCCAAAGCCTATCAAGTTGGACTTGTATTCATTGTACGCAACGGTACTGCGGTACTGCTAGATCCTGTATCTAAAAAGATCATCAATGAGCAAAAGTTAGATAATCTGCCTAAAACAGGAAAGTTTCCTTTCTTTTCTCGTTTCGAGAAGATAGAATCCGGTTGGTTTGATTTTAATGAGGATGAAAATGACTACTACAAAACAATGGAACAACTTTAA